The nucleotide window TGCCAATGCAGTAGCTACGCAGGAAAATATAAAAGCGGAGAACATCAATATGTTGCTGGGCCGTCTGATGTCATTTGATGAAGACTGCGATAAGTTGCTCGCGGAGATGGATAAGGCAGGCATTGAAAAATCAGTGTTGCTGATCGTCGATTTCGGTATCACTTTCCCAGATGAGGCGGAAGACCTGGAAACATTATACGCCCTGCATAAACGTATACTTGACCGTTATCCTGGCAGGTTTGAAGTATTTGCAGGTATTGATCCCCGCAGGAAAACGGGTGGCCTGGAGCTGTTCGAAAAATCAGTGCGTGACTGGGGATTCAAAGGACTTAAATTATATCCGCCCTGTGGTTATTCGCCCAGCGATGAACGGCTCTATCCCTACTATGAGATCTGCGCAGCTTATGGCATACCGGTGTTGCTGCATACAGGGCCTACCAGCCCGAGCATGTCTTTTGCTTTCTCCGCACCGGAGCTGATCAACGATGCGGCACACCAATTTCCTACAGTAAACTTTATCCTGGCACATGCGGCGTTTATGATGCATGAACAGGCGGCCATACTGGCGGAATACAGGCCCAATATATATCTGGACGTATCCGGGTTTACGAATGCCTTGCGCATGGAACGGTTTGAAACCATATTATCAGAACACAAAAAGAGAGGCATCATACATAAAATATTGTTCGGTACCGACTGGCCCATACATAAGTTGAGCGGCAGCCAGCAAACACTGGTAGAGCTGTTTCGCAACGCCGCCGGTAACATACTGAACGCACAAGAGATGAAACTGGTGATGGGAGAAAACTTTAACCGACTGCTAAAAATGTAATCATGGAACAGCTATTTACAATACTGGCAAAATACGCTTATGCCGACAGCCCCGCAAAGGAGATTACGCTGGAAAGCCCTATCAACACATTGGGGATAGACTCACTGAAGTTTTTGCTACTGCTGATAGATCTGGAAGCGGGTGGCCTCATGGGTCCCCTGCAACCCGGTATGCTCAGTGATATCAAAACAGTGGGCGATCTGGCTAACCTCTGCAAAAATGCTAAAGAAGATAAAAAATAAACAACACTATGGATATAACATTGAAACTACTGACTACTGATGATGAAATCAGGTCATTCTTCAAAGTAATGAAAGAGCTGCGCGGTCATCTGAAGGAAGAAGAATTTCTGGATAATATCCGGGAACAGGAACAGCTGGCTGATTTCAAACTGCTGGGCGCTTATACCGACGGTGAGCCGGAAGGCGTGGCCGGATTCAGGATCAGCAAATGCCTGGCATGGGGTAAGTTCCTTTATGTGGATGATCTGGTAACCCTGCCTGTAGAGCGTTCCAAAGGACATGGTAAACGAATGATGGACTGGCTGATCGATTATGCCCGCCAGCAGGGATGTGCACGATTTGAGCTGGACTCAGGTGTACAGCGCTTCGGGGCACACCGGTTCTATCTGCGCGAGCGCATGGAAATATCCTGTCATCATTTTTCACTGATTCTATGATCCATGTTTTATGAAAGAAAATGAAACAGCCGGTTCCCGGACAAGCAGGGCCGTTCATAATACTACCGGATTCAGGTCCACAGAAGATATTATCGGCGCCTTTGAACACGACGGATATGAGGTAATTAAAATAGTGGAATACGAAGGCGTCCGTGGCTTCATGGCGAAAAGCAAAACAGCTTTTAACTATGAAACCGGCGAACATAAACTCAGCTACTATGTGGAAGGCACTTCTTTCCAGATGGGGTATCTGATGGGATTGCTGGCACCTCAAACCGTGGAACGGATGGCTGTTGACTATGTGTACAATTTCATTCCCTGTATGCTGAAGCCGAACGGAGACCCTGAAAAATTCAGATTACTCTGGAAAGTGCTGTGGTGCTTTATTTCATTGGCTACCCGCTGGCTTCGCAGAAAATATCCGAAAGATATTCCTGCCATGTATGCAGAAGAAATGAAAGGGCTGGTAGCCGGCTGTAAAAAAGCTACCAATGGCAACACAAAAGTTACTTTCAATAAACTATGGAATTTAAATACCTCCTTCGATCTGATATTAAGTCTGACCTACACCAATTTCGGTATGTCAGAACTGGAGCGTTATGTTAAAAAGCGGCTGCCCTGGTTTAATCGTACCATGATCATGATGCCGGCCTTCTGCAATGGTTTTTCGGTATTCGGAGCTGCCACTGCCAGCGGGAATGCGCATTACTTTGGCCGTGATTTTATGCTCAGCACCGGCAACGTGCTGGAGTTTACGGCGGCTATGATCATCTACAATCCTGTTGAAACATTCGACGGACGTAAGGCTGTTCCGTTTGTCAGTATGGCGGCTCCCGGTTTTGTAGGCTCCCTTGCGGCCATGAATAACTATGGTATCGGTATAGGCGTGAATACAGTGCCTGCGGCCAACTGTGCACCCTGCCGGCCGGGAATCAACTCTGTGCTGCTGGTGCGTCATTGTGCGCAATATTCACAAAGCGCACAGGAAGCGGTGTCCATCACAACGGAGAGCCAGCGCGGCGTATCCTGGTTGTATATCGTTGCCGATGGTACCGCGGATAAGGCTGTCGTGATAGAGTGCGGCAAGAAGGAAACCCACACAGACTTCCTCAGTTACATTCCGGACAACCTGAAAAAACTACTGCCGGACCAGGCCTTTCTGAAAGCACACCCATCTGATATCCCGCAGCAAATGGGACTCATGCAACGATGGAATGACTATCGTTATCCACAGGCATATATGTCTTTTAACAAACCTCTGTTTGAACATTTCAACAAACCATATACTGACTGGCAGTTTTCGGAGAAAGGTTATGTAGATAAAAAAGTGACCGATACCGGTTGTCCTTTTACCTGGTACTTTTCACCGCAAAGAGAAGATAAAAAAGATTTGCTGCTGGTCACCAATATGTACATCATTCCGGAGATCCGGCTGGCGATGATGAATGCCGCTACTGTCAAAAAGGCCAATCCTGCACAGGCCATCAAGATCGCGAAGACTACCTACGATGATGTGCAGTGGCGGTACGATGTACTGAACGAAGAACTGCTGAACGCATACGGCAATATTGATCTGGCAGGCGCAAAGGACATTATCAGTTTCCTCCGGCCTGACGGAAAATATCCGGACTATACAGAGAAAAACCCTACCAGCAGTGATGGTAAGGTAAGAACGATCCAGGGGACTATTTCACTTTGTGACCTTAAAAAGAAAGTGATGGAAAGTCATTACGGTTATTATGCTGATGCCTGGCTGAAACTGACATTGTCCCAATATTTATAAATAATGCTACCGATATGAACAATCGCAAAAATATCTTTTTTACAGGTGCTACCGGATTTCTGGGTGGTTATGCCATCATTCACCTGTTACAGCATACCTCTCATCAGTTGTACTGTCTGGTGCGTCCGGGCCGGAATACGTCAGGGGAACAGCGTCTCAGGGCGAAACTGGAAAAGATGGAAGGCTTTGATGAAGAAGCCTATAACACCCGGCTTGTGGTGATTGAAGGTGATATTACAGAAGAAGGACTGGGCATCGTAGAGCCGTTCCCGTATCATATTGATGAATGCTGGCATTCCGCTGCCGTATTGTTTTTTGAGCACTACCTTGAAAAGGAAACGATGCATGTCAATTACGGTGGTACCCTGAATGTGCTGAAGTTTGTAAAGGAGCAACAGATACCGCTGTTGAATTTTGTGAGCACTGCCTATGTGTCCGGTGAGGCTAACGGCCTTATCAAAGAAGCCGTGAGCGAACATGTACACAATCCGCATAATCCATATGAGAAATCCAAACGTTTTTGTGAAGCAGCTGTATTGGATGCACACAGGGAATGGGGCCTTCAGTTCCGTATTCTGCGTCCGTCCATTATAGTGGGTGATTCCAAAAACTTTGTGGTGGATTCCAATTCCGGATTGTATGCCTATCTGTCTATACTGCTGAAGCTGAAAGACAAGATAGAAGCAAAGATGCCGGAGTATTTTAAATTCAATCCCCTGCGGGTGCTGATCAAGGAAAATGCTACCGTAAACCTTATCTGCGTAGACCACGTAGCCGCTTTGATGGCAGCCGTATGTGAAAAACCGGAAACCATCAATGATGTGTTTCATCTCACCAATCCCAATCCTACACCACTGGAAGAATATATCGATGTAATCGGTAAAGTGACCGGTATCAACGCATTTACGGTAGCGGACGAATCTGTCCTTAATACAGTAGACCATCTGTTGTTATCGGAAGAAGAGGTATTCAACTCCTACCTGAAAACTGTGCAGCACTTTGAATGTAATAAAGCATATGACATCTCTGGCATCGACAGGAATTTGCCACGGCTCAGCTATCAGGATGAAATGAATATCACGCAGAATGCCAAGGATAAATACGATGCTGATGAAAGGGTGCAGGCCAAACGTCTGAGGAGTGTGGTACACCGGCTCAGTGCTTCACAATTGTTACTTGATGGAGAAGAAGATCTGACCTATTATACCGGCGGTAACGGTCCTGTGATGG belongs to Chitinophaga sp. HK235 and includes:
- a CDS encoding alpha/beta fold hydrolase codes for the protein MNNRKNIFFTGATGFLGGYAIIHLLQHTSHQLYCLVRPGRNTSGEQRLRAKLEKMEGFDEEAYNTRLVVIEGDITEEGLGIVEPFPYHIDECWHSAAVLFFEHYLEKETMHVNYGGTLNVLKFVKEQQIPLLNFVSTAYVSGEANGLIKEAVSEHVHNPHNPYEKSKRFCEAAVLDAHREWGLQFRILRPSIIVGDSKNFVVDSNSGLYAYLSILLKLKDKIEAKMPEYFKFNPLRVLIKENATVNLICVDHVAALMAAVCEKPETINDVFHLTNPNPTPLEEYIDVIGKVTGINAFTVADESVLNTVDHLLLSEEEVFNSYLKTVQHFECNKAYDISGIDRNLPRLSYQDEMNITQNAKDKYDADERVQAKRLRSVVHRLSASQLLLDGEEDLTYYTGGNGPVMVILNAYGQSLAFWDWAVESLYEHYRIIIWPMRGTSSQKGGVAQVFPVQSHVNDIKQILDKEGVKECYIVAWCTGPKIALRFQEQHPAYVKSMVFLSGCFKGLPQFDMYHTNYERDMQAICSRVDTHPHIAGIVIEALKNVLVKENKTIAFAELKDEDGKRDLVDDILSLVSEDIKPMVVEPFLMPSSVLNYARQLLLLWNEDVTSQLEKLNIPVLMITGTADNIASPEISQAAAKLSDNATCAVIEGGSHYLQFDNIQLVVPMIRDFISSTGKYQFKHGLVTICD
- a CDS encoding amidohydrolase family protein, giving the protein MTIDCHTHIASARVIPAPFVKGMSDNIYANAVATQENIKAENINMLLGRLMSFDEDCDKLLAEMDKAGIEKSVLLIVDFGITFPDEAEDLETLYALHKRILDRYPGRFEVFAGIDPRRKTGGLELFEKSVRDWGFKGLKLYPPCGYSPSDERLYPYYEICAAYGIPVLLHTGPTSPSMSFAFSAPELINDAAHQFPTVNFILAHAAFMMHEQAAILAEYRPNIYLDVSGFTNALRMERFETILSEHKKRGIIHKILFGTDWPIHKLSGSQQTLVELFRNAAGNILNAQEMKLVMGENFNRLLKM
- a CDS encoding phosphopantetheine-binding protein, giving the protein MEQLFTILAKYAYADSPAKEITLESPINTLGIDSLKFLLLLIDLEAGGLMGPLQPGMLSDIKTVGDLANLCKNAKEDKK
- a CDS encoding GNAT family N-acetyltransferase, coding for MDITLKLLTTDDEIRSFFKVMKELRGHLKEEEFLDNIREQEQLADFKLLGAYTDGEPEGVAGFRISKCLAWGKFLYVDDLVTLPVERSKGHGKRMMDWLIDYARQQGCARFELDSGVQRFGAHRFYLRERMEISCHHFSLIL